The proteins below come from a single Drosophila teissieri strain GT53w chromosome 3L, Prin_Dtei_1.1, whole genome shotgun sequence genomic window:
- the LOC122618307 gene encoding CCR4-NOT transcription complex subunit 2, translating to MPRRRRPRCKVNPSIALRKKNQDTAPTAQKVEPQRPPPLPDPPSEEPPEIVSTSSVESEIESDYKLFPELYDRQPSVPTFADVFGQPSYGLVLQGPEVASTSSTTTNAAGIHSTGDGKFTNIPATMLADRFGIIGLLAAMRTTHTDPGATQLVFGEDLTTYGLDLAAQGDIYVHFNGPLTREPPDRSSMDCALEMGMRAMRDSIINEPPKAPCWDPFEPESRNLGLVLSLEPEEIKKSDPDTDTDPPPATDQTEDPETDREDNQDR from the coding sequence ATGCCACGGCGTCGACGTCCACGTTGCAAGGTGAATCCCTCGATAGCGCTGAGAAAGAAGAACCAGGACACCGCACCCACTGCCCAAAAGGTGGAGCCCCAACGTCCACCGCCCTTACCGGATCCGCCCAGCGAAGAGCCGCCGGAAATCGTCAGCACTTCGAGCGTAGAATCTGAAATCGAATCGGATTACAAACTCTTCCCGGAACTCTACGATCGCCAGCCGTCGGTGCCCACGTTTGCTGATGTTTTTGGTCAGCCCTCTTACGGATTGGTGCTGCAGGGACCCGAGGTGGcatccacctcctccaccaccacaaATGCGGCGGGTATCCATAGCACAGGGGATGGGAAATTCACCAATATTCCAGCCACAATGCTGGCCGATCGTTTTGGGATCATCGGACTGCTGGCCGCCATGAGGACTACGCACACGGATCCGGGCGCCACGCAGCTGGTCTTTGGCGAGGATCTGACCACCTACGGACTGGATCTGGCCGCCCAGGGAGACATTTATGTGCATTTCAATGGGCCTCTGACCCGCGAACCGCCGGACAGGAGCTCCATGGACTGCGCCCTCGAGATGGGGATGCGTGCCATGCGTGATTCGATAATCAATGAACCACCAAAGGCTCCCTGTTGGGATCCATTCGAGCCAGAGTCGCGAAATCTGGGACTGGTGCTCAGCCTTGAACCGGAGGAGATAAAGAAATCCGAtccagatacggatacggatccACCGCCAGCAACTGATCAGACTGAAGATCCGGAAACGGATCGCGAAGATAATCAGGATAGATAA